The nucleotide sequence CCACCGGCATTCGGGCATCGGCTGGCACACGCCCGCGTCCGTCCACTTCGGCACCGCCGACGCCATCGACGACGCCCGCCGCACGACCCTGACCGCGGCGTTCCATGCCAACCCAGCGCGGTTCGGCCGACGACCCCACCCACCGACCCGACCCGAGACGGCCTGGATTAACAAGCCGGAACCAGCCCTACCCGAATAAACTCAACACCCGTGTCTCGCTTGACTTGACAGACAGCGGCTCGGTCGTGGTCAGTGCCTGCCCGTTGTCCGGGACCCGGCGGGCCTCCCTGGGTCCGTGCACCGGCCCGAGTAGGTGCCGGCGGTAGTGACTGGCCCGGGGCCGGCCGATCAACGCGCACGCCGCCTTCGTGGTGACCTGCCCATCCCACAGCTGCGCGAACGCTACCGTCAACGCCCCGTCGGCGGTGGCTGCGGCGAGGTGTCCATGCTCTCGGAGATAGATTCCAAGAGCCCTTGTAGTTTTCTCATTATTTCCACCACCGCCTGCGACTTCGCCAATTCTTTCGCCAATCGCGTATTTTCGGTGCGGAGCAGGTCAGTCTCCGAACCTGACGTTTTTGACGTCCGGTGGGAATTGCGTTTGGGGACCAGCCCGGCAGCCCGGGCATCCCGTTCGGCTCGCCAATCCCGCACCTGCGATTGGTAGAGCCCTTCCCGGCGCAGGACGGCGGCCTTCTCACCGTGCGGGGCCGCCTCGTACTCGGCGACCACCCGCGCTCGGTACTCGGCGGCGAACGACCGCCGGGTCGGGTTCGGTGCCGGATTCACCGGCTCCGCGCCGCCGGCCGTGTCGGTCTCCTGCTGGATGCTGCTGGTCACTGGCTTATCTCCTGTCAGGCCCTACAGCGTTGCACCCGGGCCTTGCGGATGTCTCAGTTGAGCCTGACAGGTAGGGCCGGGATCACCCGGAAGATGCTGCAGCGCCCAGGCCGCCCACTATCCGCCGCGAGGGCAGCGGGGGTTTGCCACCTACACCCGCAGCGGCGGCCACGGCCTGATCGGTACGGACGAGCATCTGCGCCGGGCCGCGTCCGGCACCACGATCATTGTGATGATCGAAGACAGCGCTGGAGTGATTGCGGCGCAGGACATTGCCGCGGTCGACGGGGTTGATGGCCTGTTCGTGGGTCCGGCCGACCTGGCAGTTGCGCTCGGCTTCTCGGGGCAGCAGAGCGTTCCCCAGGTCAAGACGGCCATCGACCAGGTGCACGCGGGTGCCCGACGCGCTGGCGCCGCGGTGGTCACCATCACCGGCGATCCGGCCGTGGCGCGGGAGCACTTCGCAGCCGGTAGCCAGATGGTGATCTACAACGTGTGGTCGGCGCTCGGTAGGCTGTTCACCTCGTTGGCCGCAGGCCGGGCGGAGCCGGCCCCCGGCTCCGCCCGTGACATCAGAAAGATCGCAGATCCTGTCGTTCTGCTGGCCGGGATGCTGGGGGGCGCCGCCACCTGGGACTCGATGGCGGCGGCGTTGTCTCCGACTCTGTCGCTGCGGCCCGGTCGCATCGATCTGGACGACAGCATTGCGGGCATGGCCGCGTCGGTCCTGGCCGATGCACCCTCCCGGTTCGTTCTGATCGGGCATTCTCTCGGCGGTGTAGTCGCGCAGGAGGTCGTCCGGCAGGCTCCCGAGCGGGTCAGTGCCCTCGTCCTGCTGCACTGCAGCGGACGTGGACCGACCGAGCAGCAGCAGGCCGTCTGGGCAGAACTCGCGGTACGGGCTGGGGACGGGGGCTTCGCCGTCATCGTGGCCGAGCAGGCCGTGACGAATCTCGGGTCGGCTGCGGCCGACCGGACGCACGTCGCAGCGTGGCAGCAGGTGGCCCTCCAAGTCGGCCGGGACGGTTTTCTGCGCCAGCTGGCGGCCCAGTCCGGGCGCCAGGATCACCGCGCGTGGCTTAGGAGTATCGCAGTGCCCACCATGGTGATCGGCGGCATCACCGACGAGGTCTCGACACCTGCACTGCAGCAGGAGCTGGCAGACCTCATCCCGGGCGCCAGGTATGCCGAGATCGATGCCGGACACATGAGCATGCTGGAAGCCCCCGCGGTACTTGCGGCCCTGATCGCGGATTTTCTCGGTTTCCCGAGCTAGGGCGTGTCTTCCAATAGTCGGTTCCAGACGATGCACGCCGAAAGCACCACTGCCGCGCGGTAGGTGATGGCGAGCTTGTCGTAGCGGGTGGCCAGCCCCCGCCATTGCTTGATCAGAGCGAAGGAACGCTCGACAACGTTGCGTTCCCGGTACATCTGGCGGTCCAGCGCAGGTGGACGGCCACCCTTGCTGCCCTTACGTTTGCGGGCGGCGATCTGGTCGCTCTTGAGCGGAATGACCACCTTGATCCCGCGGCGCTGCAGCATCCTGCGGGTGATCCCGGCGGCGTAGGCCTTGTCCGCCAGGACGGCATCGGGTCGGGTCCGTGGTCGCCCCCGACCTCGGCGCGGAACCCGGATGTCGGCCAGTACCTGTTCCAGGACGGCACCGTCGTTGCGTTGCCCACCGGTGATGACGATCGCCAGTGGCCGGCCCTTGCCATCGACCGCGTGGTGGATCTTCGTGGTCAACCCGTCCCGGGACCTGCCAATGCCGTGACCTGCAGGTTCAGCATCGACCAGTGGCAGATTCTTGTAGTTCGATACTGCCCCCTGTGTCCTGCTCGGGCCGTGTCGTGTTTGTCGCGTGCTGGTGGGCGCGGTTGATGGTGGCATCCACCGACACGGTCCAGTCGATCTGACCGGCAGCGTCAGCGTCGGTCAACAACGCCGCGAGCACCCGGTCCCAGGTGCCGTCTCCGGCGTACCGGCGGTGCCGCTTCCACACGGTCTGCCACGGTCCGAACACGTCCCGAGGCAAGTCCCGCCAGGGGATCCCGGCCCGGTACCGGTAGGCGATGCCTTCCACCACCCGCCGGTGCTCACCGAACGGATGACCCCGCCGGCCAACATTTGTCGGCAACAACCGCTCGATCCGTTGCCACTGCTCGTCACTGAAGACGCGGTACCGCGACGAAGGAGAACTCATTCAGTGAGCATCCCGCCACACCTACCCAACTTTTGGGAGACACGCCCTAGCTGACCAACCGACCGTCGCCCCATCAGGCCTGAAGAACTACCGGAGAAACCGGACCAGCCGGTCAGTCAGCCATGCCACCAACAGGGGAAACCCACCGACAAGATCAACTACCGGCCAGCAAGATCAACTACACGGCACGACGGCGCATCCGGGCTTAGAAAGGGGTCAGCAGGATCTTGATCGGCGTGCCGGCCAGTAGGGCGCCGATCCTGGTCTCGTCGAGGACGGCGAGGGAGCCGGCAAGGCGCACGATGGTCGAGCTTTCGAGTTGGGCGACCGCAGCCGCACCGTCGAAGGACGCGGGCGTTGCGACCGGAGCGGAGGTCGGCGGTGCGACCGGA is from Nakamurella sp. PAMC28650 and encodes:
- a CDS encoding aldolase/citrate lyase family protein codes for the protein MIGTDEHLRRAASGTTIIVMIEDSAGVIAAQDIAAVDGVDGLFVGPADLAVALGFSGQQSVPQVKTAIDQVHAGARRAGAAVVTITGDPAVAREHFAAGSQMVIYNVWSALGRLFTSLAAGRAEPAPGSARDIRKIADPVVLLAGMLGGAATWDSMAAALSPTLSLRPGRIDLDDSIAGMAASVLADAPSRFVLIGHSLGGVVAQEVVRQAPERVSALVLLHCSGRGPTEQQQAVWAELAVRAGDGGFAVIVAEQAVTNLGSAAADRTHVAAWQQVALQVGRDGFLRQLAAQSGRQDHRAWLRSIAVPTMVIGGITDEVSTPALQQELADLIPGARYAEIDAGHMSMLEAPAVLAALIADFLGFPS
- a CDS encoding IS5 family transposase (programmed frameshift) produces the protein MSSPSSRYRVFSDEQWQRIERLLPTNVGRRGHPFGEHRRVVEGIAYRYRAGIPWRDLPRDVFGPWQTVWKRHRRYAGDGTWDRVLAALLTDADAAGQIDWTVSVDATINRAHQHATNTTRPEQDTGAVSNYKNLPLVDAEPAGHGIGRSRDGLTTKIHHAVDGKGRPLAIVITGGQRNDGAVLEQVLADIRVPRRGRGRPRTRPDAVLADKAYAAGITRRMLQRRGIKVVIPLKSDQIAARKRKGSKGGRPPALDRQMYRERNVVERSFALIKQWRGLATRYDKLAITYRAAVVLSACIVWNRLLEDTP